One Camelina sativa cultivar DH55 chromosome 3, Cs, whole genome shotgun sequence genomic window carries:
- the LOC104763504 gene encoding polygalacturonase-like → MTKPAITFPLLFTLVITFINISRSASNVFNVVSFGAKPEGVTDSTAAFLKAWQGACGSAASATVVVPKGTFLLKAITFGGPCKSKITFQVSGTVVAPADYRAFGNSGYWILFNKVSKMSLVGGTFDARANGFWSCRKSGQNCPPGVRSISFNSAKDVIISGVKSMNSQVTHMTLNGCNNVVVRNVRLVAPGNSPNTDGFHVQFSTGVTFTGSTVQTGDDCVAIGPGTRNFLITKLACGPGHGVSIGSLAKDLKEDGVENVTVSSSVFTGTQNGVRIKSWARPSTGFVRNVFFQNLIMKNVQNPIIIDQNYCPSHQGCPTERSGVKISGVTYKNIQGTSATQQAMKLVCSKSNPCTGIILQDIKLTYNKGAPATSYCFNAAGKSLGVIQPTSCLNR, encoded by the exons atgacaaaaccaGCTATAACATTTCCACTACTCTTCACACTTGTGATCACCTTCATCAATATATCGAGAAGCGCCTCCAACGTTTTCAACGTAGTTAGTTTCGGAGCCAAACCGGAGGGAGTCACCGATTCCACTGCAGCATTCCTCAAAGCATGGCAAGGGGCTTGTGGCTCGGCAGCTTCAGCCACAGTGGTGGTCCCGAAGGGGACATTTCTGTTGAAGGCAATAACGTTTGGAGGGCCATGCAAGAGTAAAATCACATTTCAAGTGTCGGGAACCGTCGTTGCTCCGGCAGATTACAGGGCCTTTGGCAACTCCGGTTACTGGATTCTCTTCAACAAGGTCAGTAAAATGTCACTTGTCGGCGGGACTTTCGACGCTCGAGCTAATGGGTTCTGGTCTTGTCGGAAATCTGGTCAGAATTGTCCTCCCGGTGTTAGG TCAATATCTTTCAACTCGGCAAAAGACGTGATCATAAGTGGAGTGAAATCCATGAACAGCCAGGTCACCCATATGACCCTCAATGGTTGCAACAATGTGGTCGTCCGTAACGTCAGACTAGTGGCTCCAGGAAACAGCCCAAACACAGACGGTTTCCACGTTCAATTCTCCACCGGAGTCACATTCACCGGAAGCACCGTTCAGACCGGAGACGATTGTGTTGCTATCGGCCCTGGTACCCGCAACTTCCTCATCACCAAACTTGCTTGTGGCCCAGGTCACGGGGTTAG TATCGGGAGCTTGGCGAAGGATTTGAAAGAAGACGGAGTAGAAAACGTGACAGTATCGAGTTCCGTATTTACGGGAACACAAAACGGCGTGAGGATAAAGTCGTGGGCGAGGCCTAGCACTGGATTCGTTAGAAACGTCTTCTTCCAAAACCTAATAATGAAGAACGTTCAAAACCCTATCATAATAGACCAAAACTATTGTCCTTCTCACCAAGGTTGCCCTACTGAG CGTTCGGGGGTGAAGATAAGTGGAGTGACGTATAAAAACATACAAGGAACGTCGGCGACACAGCAAGCAATGAAGCTAGTGTGTAGCAAGAGCAATCCATGCACAGGAATCATATTACAAGACATTAAGCTTACTTACAATAAAGGAGCTCCTGCTACTTCCTACTGTTTCAATGCTGCTGGGAAAAGTCTCGGTGTTATCCAACCTACTAGTTGTCTAAACCGATAA
- the LOC104778573 gene encoding pentatricopeptide repeat-containing protein At1g05670, mitochondrial-like, whose amino-acid sequence LTDTRPFPDYSPKKASLRDTELVHQITNVIKLRRVEPLRRSLKPYECKFKTDHLIWVLLKIKSDYKLVLDFFDWARSRRDSNLESLCIVIHLAVASKDLKVAQSLVSSFWERPKLNVSDSFVQFFDLLVYTYKDWGSDPRVFDVFFQVLVEYGMLREARKVFEKMLNYGLVLSVDSCNVYLGRLSKDCSIITATAIIVFREFPEVGVCWNVSSYNIVIHCISQLGRINEAHHLLLLMELKGYAPDVISYSTVINGYCRFGELDKVWKLIAEMKQKGLKPNSYTYGSIIDLLCKICKLAEAEEAFREMIEQGILPDTVVYTTLIDGFCKQGNIRAASNFFYEMHSLDIRPDVLTYTAMISGFCQIGDMVEAGKLFHEMLCRGLEPDSITFTELINGYCKAGQMKDAFRVHNHMIQAGCSPNVVTYTTLIDGLCKEGDLDSANDLLHEMWKLGLQPNIFTYNSIVNGLCKSGSFEEAVKLVGDFEAAGLNADAVTYTTLMDAYCKAGEMDKAQEILKVMLGKGIQPTIVTFNVLMNGFCLHGMLEDGEKLLNWMLAKGIAPNATTYNSLMKQYCIRNNLKAATTIYKDMCSREVGPDGKTYENLVKGHCKARNMKEAWFLFQKMNEKGFSVSVSTYTALIKGFLKRKKFVEAREVFDQMRREGLAADKEILDFLSDTKYKGRRPDTVVDPIDEIIESYLVDEELREAN is encoded by the coding sequence TTAACCGATACTAGACCTTTTCCTGATTATTCACCAAAGAAAGCTTCATTAAGAGACACTGAATTGGTTCACCAAATCACCAATGTGATTAAGCTTCGTCGTGTTGAGCCTCTGCGGCGGAGTTTAAAGCCTTATGAATGCAAGTTCAAGACTGATCAtttgatttgggttttgttGAAGATTAAGAGTGATTACAAGttggttcttgatttctttgattGGGCTCGCTCCCGTAGAGACTCCAACCTTGAATCCCTTTGTATTGTCATTCATTTGGCTGTGGCGTCGAAGGATCTTAAAGTGGCTCAGTCTCTTGTTAGTAGCTTTTGGGAGAGACCGAAGTTGAATGTTTCTGATTCCTTTGTACAATTTTTCGATCTTTTAGTGTATACCTACAAGGACTGGGGTTCGGATCCTCGTGTATTCGATGTGTTCTTCCAAGTACTAGTTGAATATGGAATGCTCCGTGAAGCGAGAAAGGTCTTTGAGAAGATGTTGAATTACGGATTGGTTCTCTCTGTTGATTCTTGCAATGTATACCTTGGCCGTCTTTCGAAAGACTGCAGTATTATTACTGCAACAGCAATCATAGTATTCAGGGAGTTTCCGGAAGTGGGTGTTTGTTGGAATGTTTCTTCTTATAACATTGTTATTCATTGTATTTCTCAACTCGGGAGAATAAACGAAGCTCACCATCTGCTCCTGCTTATGGAGCTGAAGGGCTACGCCCCTGATGTAATCAGTTACAGTACAGTGATAAATGGATATTGTAGATTCGGGGAACTTGATAAGGTTTGGAAGCTCATTGcagaaatgaaacagaaaggGCTGAAGCCAAATTCTTATACTTATGGTAGCATAATTGATTTGCTCTGCAAGATTTGTAAGCTAGCCGAAGCAGAGGAGGCTTTTCGAGAGATGATAGAGCAGGGTATACTTCCTGACACAGTAGTGTATACAACTCTTATTGATGGTTTCTGCAAGCAAGGGAATATTCGGGCTGCgtcgaattttttttatgagatgcACTCTCTGGATATTAGACCAGATGTTTTgacatatactgctatgataTCAGGGTTTTGTCAGATTGGCGACATGGTGGAGGCTGGTAAACTTTTCCATGAAATGCTTTGCAGGGGTTTAGAGCCGGATAGCATTACTTTTACTGAACTTATAAATGGATACTGCAAAGCAGGGCAGATGAAAGATGCTTTTAGGGTCCACAATCACATGATTCAGGCTGGGTGCTCCCCTAATGTCGTTACATACACCACATTAATTGATGGGCTCTGTAAGGAAGGGGACTTAGATTCAGCGAATGACCTTCTTCATGAAATGTGGAAATTAGGTCTTCAGCCAAATATTTTTACTTACAATTCCATTGTCAATGGTCTATGTAAGTCAGGTAGTTTTGAGGAGGCAGTTAAACTTGTTGGAGATTTTGAAGCTGCGGGTCTTAATGCAGACGCTGTAACTTATACAACCTTGATGGATGCCTACTGTAAAGCAGGGGAGATGGATAAAGCTCAAGAGATTTTGAAAGTGATGCTCGGGAAAGGGATTCAACCTACTATTGTCACATTTAACGTCCTGATGAATGGCTTTTGTTTGCATGGGATGTTAGAAGACGGTGAGAAGCTTCTAAATTGGATGTTGGCAAAAGGTATAGCGCCTAATGCAACCACATATAATTCTCTCATGAAGCAATATTGCATTAGAAATAACCTGAAGGCAGCAACTACAATTTATAAGGACATGTGTTCTCGGGAGGTAGGACCTGATGGTAAGACGTATGAGAATTTAGTTAAAGGCCATTGCAAGGCTAGGAACATGAAGGAAGCATGGTTTTTATTTCAGAAAATGAACGAGAAGGGATTTAGTGTCTCTGTCAGCACATATACCGCTCTCATTAAAGGAttcttgaagaggaagaaatttGTGGAAGCGAGAGAAGTTTTTGACCAAATGAGAAGAGAAGGGTTAGCTGCGGATAAAGAAATTCTCGACTTTTTGAGTGATACAAAATACAAGGGAAGGAGGCCAGATACAGTTGTAGATCCTATTGATGAGATAATAGAGAGTTACCTTGTGGATGAGGAACTAAGGGAAGCCAATTAG
- the LOC104763530 gene encoding UDP-glycosyltransferase 74E2-like yields MREGSHVIVLPFPGQGHITPMSQFCKRLASKGLQLTLVLVSDKPTPPYKTEHDSITVFPIPNGFQEGEEPLEDLDDYMERVETSIKNSLPKLIEDMKLSRNHPRALVYDSTMPWLLDVAHNHGLRGAVFFTQPWLVTAIYYHVFNGSFSVPPTKYGHSTLASFPSFPMLSANDLPSFLCESSSYPNILRIVVDQLSNIDRVDILLCNTFDKLEEKVLKWVQSLWPVLNIGPMVPSMFLDKRLSEDKSYGFSLFNAKVTECIDWLNSKQPNSVVYVSFGSLVILKEDQMMELAAGLKQTGRFFLWVVRETETDKIPSNFEEETGEKGLIVSWSPQLEVLAHKSIGCFLTHCGWNSMSEGLSLGVPMIGMPHWTDQPTNAKFMEDVWKVGVRVKAEGDGLVRREEIVRRVGEVMEGEKGKEIRKNAEKWKVLAQEAVSEGGSSDKSIDEFVSMF; encoded by the exons atgagagaggGGTCTCATGTTATCGTTCTGCCTTTCCCAGGCCAAGGACACATAACTCCAATGTCCCAGTTCTGCAAACGATTAGCTTCAAAAGGTCTTCAGCTCACTCTTGTCCTTGTCTCCGACAAGCCCACGCCTCCATACAAAACAGAGCACGACTCAATCACTGTCTTCCCCATCCCCAATGGCTTCCAAGAGGGCGAAGAGCCTTTAGAAGACCTCGATGATTACATGGAAAGAGTAGAAACCAGCATCAAAAACAGCTTACCGAAGTTGATAGAAGACATGAAACTGTCTAGAAATCACCCTAGGGCTCTGGTGTACGACTCCACCATGCCATGGCTTCTTGATGTAGCCCATAATCATGGTTTGAGGGGTGCCGTCTTTTTCACGCAACCTTGGCTTGTAACAGCTATTTACTACCATGTTTTCAATGGTTCATTCTCTGTACCGCCAACAAAGTATGGTCACTCTACGTTAGCATCTTTCCCGTCGTTCCCGATGCTGAGTGCGAATGATTTGCCGTCTTTCCTCTGCGAATCGTCCTCTTACCCTAATATACTAAGGATTGTGGTCGATCAGCTCTCCAACATTGATCGAGTCGACATTTTGTTGTGCAACACTTTCGATAAATTGGAAGAAAAG GTATTGAAATGGGTCCAAAGCTTGTGGCCAGTCTTGAATATTGGACCAATGGTTCCATCGATGTTTTTAGACAAACGACTGTCTGAAGACAAAAGTTACGGATTTAGCCTCTTCAATGCAAAAGTCACTGAATGCATCGACTGGCTAAACTCAAAGCAGCCTAACTCTGTTGTCTATGTATCATTCGGAAGCTTGGTGATTCTAAAAGAAGATCAAATGATGGAACTCGCTGCGGGTCTAAAACAGACCGGACGTTTCTTCTTGTGGGTTGTGAGAGAGACAGAAACGGACAAAATCCCAAGTAACTTTGAAGAGGAAACAGGTGAGAAAGGACTGATTGTGAGCTGGAGCCCTCAGCTTGAAGTACTTGCACATAAATCGATCGGTTGTTTCTTGACAcactgtggatggaactcgaTGTCAGAGGGATTGAGTTTGGGAGTCCCAATGATTGGTATGCCACATTGGACAGATCAGCCCACAAATGCAAagttcatggaggatgtgtggAAGGTTGGGGTTAGGGTAAAAGCAGAAGGTGATGGGTtagtgagaagagaagagattgtGAGACGTGTGGGTGAAGTAATGGAAGGGGAGAAAGGGAAAGAGATTAGAAAGAATGCTGAGAAATGGAAAGTGTTAGCTCAAGAGGCTGTATCTGAAGGAGGTAGCTCTGATAAGAGCATCGATGagtttgtttcaatgttttga